A single genomic interval of Chryseobacterium paludis harbors:
- a CDS encoding 3'-5' exonuclease: MDFCAIDFETATNDRSSACELGVCIVQNSQIVETKTWLIKPPSFPYFSKFNVAVHGIVPEDVKDSPTFDEIWYEVEEMMYGTLMIAHNASFDAGVLRGCLNHYGMFTPKLNYLCSIQLAKKSWNYLPKYGLKHLSEYHQISFNHHRAGDDAEACAKISLLAFEKLFLSSNEEIHDYLRTKIKQL; the protein is encoded by the coding sequence ATGGATTTTTGTGCAATTGATTTCGAAACTGCAACTAATGATAGAAGCTCGGCTTGTGAACTTGGAGTCTGTATCGTACAAAATTCTCAAATTGTGGAAACTAAAACCTGGCTCATAAAGCCACCTAGCTTTCCTTATTTTAGTAAATTTAATGTAGCAGTTCATGGTATCGTCCCTGAAGATGTAAAGGACTCACCCACTTTTGATGAGATCTGGTATGAGGTTGAAGAAATGATGTACGGCACATTGATGATTGCTCACAATGCAAGCTTTGATGCAGGAGTATTAAGAGGGTGTCTTAACCATTACGGAATGTTTACACCAAAGCTCAATTATTTATGCAGTATTCAACTGGCAAAAAAATCATGGAATTACCTTCCTAAATATGGATTAAAACACCTGTCTGAATACCATCAGATCAGTTTCAATCACCACAGAGCCGGAGACGATGCAGAAGCCTGTGCTAAAATCTCTTTACTGGCTTTTGAAAAGCTATTTCTTAGCAGCAATGAAGAAATTCATGATTACTTGAGAACTAAGATTAAACAGCTCTAA
- a CDS encoding aldehyde dehydrogenase: protein MKIQEIIAGQKTFFKTHKTKNIKFRKMYLEKLKELIIQNEELLYRAIESDFGKSRFDTFTTEISFVLKDIDYYLKNLKTLSKPKKVSTNLANQIGKSKIHQEPLGCILVIGAWNYPYQLSLSPLVAALAAGNCCILKPSEIAGNTMNVMSKIINENFPSEYIYVYKGGIDETTDLLRLKFDKIFFTGSTKVGKIIYKAAAEHLTPVTLELGGKSPAIVTKDANLEVAAKRIVWGKFLNAGQTCVAPDYLLVEESVQEQFLEMLRKYIKEFKYEPNSDQYTRIINQKNFQRLIQLINKEKIYFGGNYNEENFYIEPTILTAVNWEDNVMQEEIFGPILPVISFTNFNQILLSITDLEKPLAAYLFTDNLEEKEAFTQKLSFGGGCINDVVMHLSNDNLPFGGVGNSGIGNYHGRYGFETFSHQKSILEKVTWGEPNIKYPPYSDKKLSWIKKLL from the coding sequence ATGAAAATTCAGGAAATAATAGCGGGTCAAAAAACATTTTTCAAAACACATAAAACTAAAAATATAAAATTTAGAAAAATGTATCTTGAAAAGTTAAAAGAACTTATTATTCAAAATGAAGAGCTTTTATATCGTGCAATTGAGAGCGATTTTGGAAAATCAAGATTTGACACTTTTACAACAGAAATTTCTTTTGTTTTAAAAGACATTGATTATTATTTAAAAAATCTGAAAACACTTTCAAAACCTAAAAAAGTCTCCACAAACCTCGCTAATCAGATAGGAAAAAGTAAAATTCATCAGGAACCCCTGGGATGTATTCTTGTAATCGGGGCATGGAACTATCCGTATCAATTATCACTTTCTCCTTTAGTTGCAGCTTTGGCAGCAGGAAACTGCTGTATTTTAAAACCCAGTGAAATCGCCGGAAATACAATGAATGTAATGTCTAAAATCATCAATGAAAACTTTCCTTCAGAATACATCTATGTTTATAAAGGCGGAATTGATGAAACAACAGACCTTTTACGTCTAAAATTCGATAAAATATTTTTTACAGGAAGTACCAAGGTTGGCAAAATTATCTATAAAGCGGCTGCGGAACATTTAACTCCAGTAACCTTAGAGTTGGGAGGAAAATCACCTGCTATAGTTACTAAAGATGCTAATCTGGAAGTTGCGGCCAAAAGGATTGTATGGGGAAAATTTCTAAATGCCGGGCAGACCTGTGTAGCACCCGACTATCTTTTGGTAGAGGAATCTGTTCAGGAACAGTTTCTGGAAATGCTGAGAAAATACATTAAAGAATTTAAGTATGAACCCAATTCCGATCAATACACAAGAATTATCAACCAGAAAAACTTCCAGCGTCTTATACAGCTTATCAATAAAGAAAAAATTTACTTTGGCGGCAATTACAATGAGGAAAATTTCTATATAGAACCTACTATTTTAACCGCTGTCAATTGGGAAGATAATGTTATGCAGGAAGAGATTTTTGGACCAATTTTACCTGTCATTTCTTTTACCAATTTTAATCAAATTCTGCTTAGTATTACCGATCTGGAGAAACCACTTGCCGCCTATTTATTTACTGACAATTTAGAAGAGAAAGAGGCTTTCACGCAAAAATTATCATTTGGTGGAGGTTGTATAAATGATGTAGTGATGCACTTAAGCAATGACAATTTACCTTTTGGTGGAGTTGGAAATTCAGGCATCGGGAATTACCACGGACGGTATGGTTTTGAAACCTTTTCACATCAAAAATCAATATTGGAAAAAGTAACCTGGGGTGAACCCAATATAAAATATCCACCCTATTCTGATAAAAAGCTAAGCTGGATTAAAAAGCTTTTGTAA
- a CDS encoding glycosyltransferase family 2 protein: MSKKLAVVILNWNGKNWLEKFLPSVVRFSSNADIYVIDNLSTDDSIAYLQSRFPIVKIIKNDKNYGFAGGYNVGLKNIQAEYYCLLNSDVEVTENWIDPVLNIFEKDLEISAIQPKVLSYTNKKYFEFAGAGGGLIDNLGYPYCRGRIFDDVEEDKGQYNDETEIFWASGCCFFIRSKDFWEQKGFDDRFFAHQEEIDLCWRLINTGKKIYYTGQSTVYHVGGGTLNKQSAQKTYLNIRNNLSMMLKNLPFPQLIWLIFFRLCLDGIAGIYFGFKNGFPHLWAVVRAHFGFYAQLPQTWKLRQNRQISTFYQSKWLIFKHFL; the protein is encoded by the coding sequence ATGTCAAAAAAATTAGCAGTTGTTATATTAAACTGGAATGGTAAAAACTGGCTTGAAAAATTTCTACCAAGCGTTGTTCGTTTTTCTTCCAATGCAGACATCTATGTAATCGATAACCTTTCTACAGATGATTCAATAGCGTATTTGCAGAGTCGATTCCCAATAGTAAAAATCATTAAAAATGATAAAAACTATGGTTTTGCAGGTGGATACAATGTAGGTTTAAAGAATATTCAAGCTGAATATTACTGCCTACTCAATTCGGATGTTGAAGTAACGGAAAACTGGATAGATCCAGTCTTGAATATATTTGAAAAAGACTTAGAAATTTCGGCTATCCAACCTAAAGTTCTATCCTACACTAACAAAAAATATTTTGAATTCGCCGGTGCAGGAGGTGGGTTAATTGATAATCTTGGATATCCTTACTGCAGGGGAAGGATCTTTGATGATGTAGAGGAAGACAAAGGCCAGTACAACGATGAAACAGAAATTTTCTGGGCTTCTGGATGTTGCTTTTTTATCCGTTCAAAAGATTTCTGGGAACAAAAAGGTTTCGATGACAGGTTCTTTGCTCATCAGGAAGAGATCGATCTATGCTGGAGGTTAATTAATACCGGAAAGAAAATATATTATACAGGTCAATCTACAGTTTATCACGTAGGAGGAGGTACTCTGAATAAACAAAGCGCTCAGAAAACTTATTTAAATATAAGAAATAACCTTTCGATGATGCTCAAGAATCTACCTTTCCCTCAGCTTATCTGGCTTATCTTCTTTCGACTTTGTTTAGATGGTATTGCAGGTATTTATTTTGGTTTTAAAAATGGATTCCCTCATCTCTGGGCAGTTGTAAGAGCTCATTTTGGTTTCTATGCACAACTTCCACAAACATGGAAATTACGTCAAAACCGACAAATAAGCACATTTTATCAAAGTAAATGGCTTATTTTCAAACATTTTCTTTAA
- the apaG gene encoding Co2+/Mg2+ efflux protein ApaG, producing the protein MFSKITSNIKVSVVPEYDSKNSYPSENRYVFKYNITIENDGGFPIKVLKRKWLIFDVGFGYTEIIGDGVIGLTPEISTGENFGYFSNVMLRSGVGNMSGKYLVKNMDTQESFEIDIPKFNLLSEVLSN; encoded by the coding sequence ATGTTCTCAAAAATAACTTCCAATATCAAAGTTTCAGTTGTTCCTGAATATGATAGTAAAAACAGTTACCCCTCTGAAAACCGTTATGTTTTTAAGTATAATATTACAATAGAAAATGATGGTGGTTTTCCTATAAAAGTTCTGAAAAGAAAGTGGTTGATCTTCGACGTAGGCTTTGGATATACAGAAATTATAGGAGATGGGGTCATAGGATTAACTCCTGAGATCTCTACAGGTGAAAATTTCGGTTATTTCTCTAATGTGATGTTACGTTCAGGAGTCGGAAATATGAGCGGAAAATACCTCGTTAAAAACATGGATACCCAAGAAAGCTTTGAAATAGATATTCCAAAATTTAATCTATTGTCAGAGGTCTTGAGTAATTAG
- a CDS encoding HlyD family secretion protein produces MNKKQLTKKEERINKTITLLAWILIISGITGMVSFYLFSRKNVTTNDAQIEQYITPVSSKVSGFIKTVRFNENQFVHKGDTLIIIDNREFINQVKIAEANLHANSENITTIQSGVNTKESDTKIIDAKIASAKIDIWRTEQDFKRYKNLVAEDAATEQQFENIKASYDQAKANLMALEQQKNAVRAGANEQETKVAPAKSQIQQSSASLNNAKLFLSYTVVTAPYDGWVGKKTIQEGQLIKEGQALVQIVSKEKWIIANFKETQLGLIDQKQEVVIEADAFPDIKFKGRISSISPASGSQFSLVKPDNATGNFVKIEQRFPVKIILDHNHDNEKLLSGMNVLVSARKL; encoded by the coding sequence ATGAATAAGAAGCAATTGACTAAAAAAGAAGAAAGGATCAACAAAACGATTACTTTATTAGCCTGGATTCTCATCATAAGCGGAATTACGGGAATGGTAAGTTTTTATCTTTTTTCAAGAAAAAATGTTACGACAAATGATGCGCAGATTGAACAATACATCACTCCTGTTTCAAGTAAGGTTTCGGGTTTTATTAAAACCGTACGATTCAATGAAAATCAGTTTGTACATAAAGGAGATACTTTAATCATAATTGATAATCGTGAATTCATCAACCAGGTAAAAATTGCTGAAGCCAATCTTCATGCTAATTCAGAAAATATTACAACCATCCAGAGTGGTGTAAATACTAAAGAAAGTGACACCAAGATTATTGATGCTAAAATAGCTTCCGCGAAAATTGATATCTGGAGAACTGAACAGGATTTTAAAAGATATAAAAATCTGGTAGCAGAAGACGCAGCAACTGAACAACAGTTTGAGAATATAAAAGCTTCTTATGATCAGGCAAAAGCTAATCTCATGGCATTAGAACAGCAAAAAAATGCCGTACGAGCCGGTGCAAATGAACAGGAAACAAAAGTTGCTCCAGCAAAAAGCCAGATTCAGCAAAGCTCAGCGAGTCTTAATAATGCTAAACTATTCCTATCGTACACCGTGGTAACAGCACCTTATGATGGATGGGTTGGCAAAAAAACAATCCAGGAAGGGCAATTAATTAAAGAAGGACAGGCTTTGGTTCAAATCGTAAGTAAGGAAAAATGGATCATTGCCAATTTTAAAGAAACTCAGTTAGGACTAATTGATCAAAAACAAGAAGTAGTCATTGAGGCAGATGCTTTTCCTGATATTAAATTTAAAGGAAGAATATCCTCCATATCTCCTGCATCAGGTTCTCAGTTTTCTTTGGTTAAGCCTGATAATGCTACCGGAAATTTTGTGAAAATAGAACAGAGATTTCCTGTGAAAATTATTCTTGATCATAACCATGACAATGAAAAACTACTTTCTGGAATGAATGTTTTGGTAAGTGCCAGAAAACTGTAA
- a CDS encoding helix-turn-helix domain-containing protein yields the protein MNDSHFKAVEEEDAEFYVFHVLTGNIKTDIHNHSSAQLVYAEGGIVHIFTELKHWYLPARCFMWIPAGIPHYIFTSSPKVDLYNFYFKKDSEENGFFDEINIYSVSHLLREMILYTKDWDGKITKNDGAKYYFLKALKGILPEKRDKKLAFPVQHPFPKDEMLLRVAKYIHANLEKNLTIESTAKEFGMSTRTLSRKFKEILGMNYVRFLRALRITRSLELMLEGKYNMYEIAMMVGYNSLSSFSTIFKKVIGIPPTEYQQKLKGEGGRN from the coding sequence ATGAATGATAGTCATTTTAAAGCGGTAGAAGAAGAGGATGCAGAATTTTATGTTTTTCACGTTCTTACTGGAAATATAAAAACAGATATTCATAATCACAGTTCTGCACAATTAGTGTATGCAGAAGGGGGTATTGTGCATATTTTTACGGAACTTAAACATTGGTATCTTCCGGCACGATGCTTTATGTGGATTCCTGCTGGAATTCCACATTATATTTTTACATCCAGTCCAAAAGTCGATTTATACAATTTTTATTTTAAAAAAGATAGCGAAGAAAATGGCTTCTTTGATGAAATCAATATCTATTCTGTCAGCCATTTACTTCGGGAGATGATTTTATATACAAAAGACTGGGATGGGAAAATCACAAAAAATGATGGTGCAAAATATTATTTCCTCAAAGCATTAAAAGGAATTTTACCGGAAAAAAGAGATAAGAAGTTGGCATTCCCGGTTCAGCATCCTTTTCCTAAAGATGAAATGTTATTGAGGGTAGCAAAATATATTCACGCCAATCTTGAAAAGAATCTTACCATTGAATCTACAGCCAAAGAATTTGGAATGAGTACCAGAACATTATCCAGAAAGTTTAAAGAGATTCTAGGGATGAATTATGTCCGTTTTTTACGTGCGTTACGAATTACCCGTTCATTGGAATTGATGCTTGAAGGAAAATATAATATGTACGAGATTGCAATGATGGTTGGGTATAACAGTCTGTCTTCTTTCAGTACTATCTTCAAGAAAGTAATAGGAATACCGCCCACAGAATATCAACAGAAGTTGAAAGGAGAAGGGGGTAGGAATTAG
- a CDS encoding lysophospholipid acyltransferase family protein: MNFLIKILYLISKLPLKILYIFSDIIFFLNYYIVGYRKKVITQNLTNSFPKKSKKEIADIRKKFYLNFSDYLVETVKSFSISETESRVRMQHINQDVFHEIKNEGKNIILLAGHVFNWEWINALAKIVPQDHCHPVYRKVNSEFWEKQMKKVRNKFGNEALEANEVILNIFRNKNDGSSIYMFVADQTPHVSHVNYGLEFLDQKTPVFVGYDKLATRMDLAFIYCEVKKVKRGFYQVNYHRIYPDGEKFTEHEVVKKFHKLLENTLHKRPDNYLWSHRKWKYKDSIKNFDSEKI, translated from the coding sequence ATGAATTTCCTCATCAAGATATTATACCTGATCTCTAAGCTCCCGCTAAAAATATTATATATTTTTTCGGATATTATTTTCTTTTTGAACTATTATATCGTCGGATATAGAAAGAAGGTGATCACTCAAAACTTAACGAACTCATTCCCTAAGAAATCAAAAAAAGAGATCGCAGATATCAGAAAAAAGTTTTATCTCAATTTTTCTGATTACCTGGTAGAAACTGTAAAATCTTTTAGTATTTCGGAAACAGAATCTAGGGTAAGAATGCAGCATATCAATCAGGATGTATTTCATGAAATTAAGAATGAAGGAAAGAATATTATTTTATTAGCCGGGCATGTCTTTAACTGGGAGTGGATAAATGCATTAGCAAAAATTGTCCCCCAAGATCATTGCCATCCTGTATACCGGAAAGTAAACAGTGAATTTTGGGAAAAACAAATGAAAAAGGTTCGAAACAAATTTGGCAATGAAGCGTTGGAAGCCAATGAAGTTATTCTCAATATTTTCAGAAATAAAAATGATGGAAGCTCAATTTATATGTTTGTTGCTGATCAGACTCCACATGTTTCACATGTAAATTATGGGTTAGAATTTCTTGATCAGAAAACACCGGTTTTTGTTGGTTATGATAAACTAGCCACAAGAATGGATCTGGCCTTCATCTATTGTGAGGTGAAAAAAGTAAAACGTGGATTTTATCAGGTTAATTATCATAGAATTTACCCGGATGGAGAAAAATTCACTGAACATGAAGTAGTAAAAAAGTTCCATAAATTATTAGAAAACACCCTACATAAGCGTCCTGATAATTATCTTTGGTCACATAGAAAATGGAAGTATAAAGATTCTATTAAAAACTTTGATTCAGAAAAAATATAG
- a CDS encoding MFS transporter, giving the protein MQHNSVYYKWVPQWLKLPLLILALFPHLMLLSILHSNSAFTSSFMDVDPDDIQYLLILMYGTFVVTLLVLQRFMAYFSVKYYILLMSSISVIILYILSITNDYHVILVIRFLEGIFGLLEGAIFLPLIIAELKTKHAKVIAYLFMYTIMLTGGTVTTSLLKSSIQDYDFKHMILMIVYFHIFVLIIGIALFNRNRFFPKKPLYQLDITSWFLLWTCLQSGAYAIIYGKRLMWFESETIILCLFTFLISGGLFILKQRNSKRPIFHFEVLNSKNVIAGMILFFVFYLIRSGLNNVYSIMATVWKWPWDYIVNVQYWNVAGTLIGVFLSGICLMKGISSRIVFFTGFLLLAIDCAWFTYTFYSDTTLSTICPPLFLQGIAQGLLFTPLVFFLIAGLPEDFVANGTAMGTTTRFWTTAIGYALMQNLMLFLTLKHSDSLSYNLTDTNPVFYSQWNQIFGTNISKLPINESLSLTAGAFKAKITSQAILLSNMEIFTGLFWLAFITALLLLLYHPVKIAIRNIM; this is encoded by the coding sequence ATGCAACATAATTCAGTTTATTATAAATGGGTACCACAATGGCTGAAATTGCCGCTTCTTATTCTGGCGCTTTTTCCCCACCTGATGTTATTATCTATTCTACATTCTAATAGTGCCTTCACATCCTCTTTTATGGATGTAGATCCGGATGACATCCAATACTTATTGATTTTGATGTACGGGACATTTGTGGTTACCCTTTTAGTTTTACAGCGATTCATGGCCTACTTTAGCGTTAAATATTATATTTTACTGATGTCTTCGATCTCTGTAATTATCCTTTATATTTTATCAATAACCAACGACTATCATGTAATTCTTGTTATCAGATTTCTGGAAGGAATTTTCGGACTTCTGGAAGGTGCTATATTTTTGCCCCTGATCATAGCAGAATTGAAAACCAAACATGCCAAAGTGATCGCTTATCTTTTCATGTATACCATCATGCTGACCGGTGGAACAGTGACCACCTCTTTATTAAAATCAAGTATCCAGGATTATGATTTCAAGCACATGATTTTAATGATTGTCTACTTTCACATTTTTGTTTTGATCATTGGTATCGCTTTGTTTAACAGAAACAGATTTTTCCCTAAAAAACCTTTATACCAGCTAGATATTACAAGTTGGTTTTTACTATGGACCTGTCTGCAATCTGGAGCTTATGCCATTATCTACGGAAAACGATTGATGTGGTTTGAATCTGAGACCATTATTTTATGTTTGTTCACTTTTTTAATATCCGGAGGACTATTTATCCTAAAACAGAGAAACTCTAAAAGGCCGATTTTCCATTTTGAAGTATTAAACTCTAAAAATGTAATTGCCGGGATGATCTTATTTTTTGTTTTTTACCTGATACGTTCCGGATTAAATAATGTCTACAGCATCATGGCTACTGTTTGGAAATGGCCCTGGGATTATATTGTTAATGTTCAATACTGGAATGTTGCAGGAACTCTTATAGGTGTATTTTTATCAGGAATCTGCCTGATGAAAGGCATTTCTTCAAGAATCGTATTTTTCACTGGATTTCTCTTGTTAGCGATTGATTGTGCTTGGTTTACCTACACTTTTTATTCTGACACTACGCTCTCCACTATTTGCCCACCTTTATTTTTACAGGGAATTGCGCAAGGTTTATTATTTACTCCGCTTGTCTTTTTTTTAATAGCCGGTCTTCCAGAAGATTTTGTTGCTAATGGCACTGCTATGGGGACTACTACCCGATTCTGGACAACAGCTATAGGATATGCTTTGATGCAAAATTTAATGCTGTTTTTAACTTTAAAACACTCTGACAGCTTAAGTTATAACCTAACTGATACAAATCCTGTTTTTTATTCCCAATGGAATCAGATCTTTGGAACTAACATCTCTAAATTACCAATCAATGAGTCATTATCTCTGACAGCAGGAGCATTTAAAGCTAAAATCACCTCTCAGGCTATTTTACTGTCTAATATGGAAATATTCACTGGATTATTCTGGCTGGCATTTATTACAGCCTTGCTCCTATTATTATATCACCCCGTTAAAATTGCTATCAGAAATATCATGTAA
- a CDS encoding TolC family protein gives MKMIFSTRRYHWIALCLLLISSFLHSQVINYQNLSLQQAIELGLKNNKNILISHLKQTMSETKEKDLRMEKLPDIEFHTSYNQVSNLFQHENGVFRKATKYDVINGMYDFTLSASIPVYMGGRIKNTEKKASIDTEISTLKTQLDERELKMEIITAFLQIHHLKEQQDLINEKMKEDSVNIKQVKALKANGVVTFNEVLRTSLQLSNHKMSWTELDNDIQIAEHQLKTILFIPDNQEIHTNTDDLVSDHAEIPYINELTATALVKNENIEITKKNLSLKELDQKIVKANYLPKITAGGEYFIKYPNMMFFPPEPYAYRLGMIGVNLIYPIESLYKNKYKMQEAKENIDLAKLQIEEKEEGLKHSVYEAYKKFEETDQKVKIAEEAINQAKENYRIVKTKYANKLSLITELIDADNTYLETQSNLISVKINRQLKYYQLQYTIGNL, from the coding sequence ATGAAAATGATATTTAGCACGCGCAGATATCACTGGATTGCGTTGTGCTTATTACTGATAAGCAGTTTCTTACACTCACAAGTGATCAATTACCAAAACCTCAGTCTTCAACAAGCTATAGAATTGGGCTTAAAGAATAATAAAAATATTCTGATCAGCCATCTTAAACAAACTATGTCTGAAACCAAAGAGAAAGATCTCAGAATGGAAAAACTCCCGGATATTGAGTTTCACACTAGTTACAATCAGGTATCCAACCTTTTTCAACATGAAAATGGTGTGTTTCGAAAAGCTACTAAATATGATGTCATCAATGGAATGTATGATTTCACCCTTTCAGCATCTATTCCCGTTTATATGGGTGGAAGAATTAAAAATACAGAGAAAAAAGCATCTATTGACACTGAAATTTCAACATTGAAAACCCAGCTCGATGAAAGAGAACTTAAAATGGAAATCATCACTGCCTTTTTGCAAATCCATCATTTAAAGGAACAACAGGATCTTATTAATGAAAAAATGAAGGAAGATTCTGTAAACATCAAACAGGTAAAAGCTTTAAAGGCTAACGGGGTTGTTACTTTTAATGAAGTATTGAGAACTTCTCTGCAACTTTCCAATCACAAAATGAGCTGGACAGAGCTTGATAATGATATCCAAATAGCCGAACATCAATTAAAAACAATTCTTTTTATTCCGGACAATCAGGAAATACATACCAATACTGATGATCTTGTTTCTGATCATGCGGAAATCCCTTATATCAACGAATTAACGGCAACAGCATTGGTTAAAAATGAAAACATAGAAATTACAAAGAAAAATCTTTCTTTAAAAGAACTGGATCAAAAAATCGTAAAGGCAAATTATCTACCAAAGATCACGGCAGGAGGAGAATATTTCATTAAATATCCCAATATGATGTTCTTTCCACCAGAGCCATATGCTTATCGTTTAGGCATGATTGGAGTCAATCTCATCTATCCTATTGAAAGCCTTTATAAGAACAAATACAAAATGCAGGAAGCAAAGGAAAACATAGATCTGGCGAAATTACAGATCGAAGAAAAGGAAGAGGGGTTGAAACATTCTGTTTATGAAGCTTATAAAAAATTCGAAGAGACCGATCAAAAAGTAAAAATAGCGGAAGAAGCTATTAATCAGGCTAAAGAAAACTATCGTATAGTCAAAACAAAATATGCCAACAAATTAAGCTTGATTACAGAACTTATTGATGCAGATAATACTTATCTGGAAACCCAATCTAATCTTATTTCTGTGAAGATCAACAGACAATTAAAATATTACCAACTTCAATATACCATCGGAAACTTATAA
- a CDS encoding thioredoxin family protein, producing MKKLSITAFLIVSTFVFSQETKITPDAKNSRDKALLVKTDHAELDAKKKAAEEKAKLPKPYDPKADAQKDIDKLVAQAKKENKNIMIQAGGNWCIWCLRFNQFVQTTPELKQLVDKNYLYYHLNFSPDNKNEKVFAQYGNPGDKFGYPVFIILDKNGKMIHVQQSDVLEQDKGYSLEKVKEFFNQWTPKS from the coding sequence ATGAAAAAATTGTCAATAACAGCTTTCCTGATTGTAAGTACTTTTGTTTTTTCTCAGGAAACAAAGATAACTCCTGATGCCAAAAATTCAAGAGATAAGGCGTTGTTGGTAAAGACTGATCACGCAGAACTGGATGCTAAGAAAAAAGCAGCTGAGGAAAAAGCTAAGCTACCTAAGCCTTATGACCCAAAAGCTGATGCACAAAAAGATATAGATAAACTTGTTGCACAGGCAAAAAAGGAGAATAAAAATATTATGATCCAGGCGGGTGGAAACTGGTGTATCTGGTGTTTGCGTTTTAATCAGTTTGTACAAACTACTCCTGAGTTGAAACAATTAGTAGATAAGAATTATTTATACTATCACCTTAATTTTTCTCCGGATAATAAAAATGAGAAAGTTTTTGCTCAATATGGGAATCCTGGAGATAAGTTTGGCTATCCGGTGTTTATTATTTTAGATAAAAATGGTAAAATGATTCATGTTCAACAGAGTGATGTTCTGGAGCAGGATAAAGGCTATAGCTTAGAAAAAGTGAAAGAGTTCTTTAATCAGTGGACTCCAAAATCATAA